Proteins encoded by one window of Vigna radiata var. radiata cultivar VC1973A chromosome 5, Vradiata_ver6, whole genome shotgun sequence:
- the LOC106761147 gene encoding CDT1-like protein a, chloroplastic, with the protein MKKSNLRSAKVQSPNHVQFSSKTPEKMSQRNRNRGVALSVTDIKKVGKGLQDRKGRGETTSARPQSKNVRRQILQRSSSPSKSKSTNDDPSKLPEKFEILDQFFDRLDTLISMFRLKGKTPSFTEISSRIESLTDRRFTHSHLAQLKFILPDAIVLKKFLVHDERTSCMKPDIHISLAPEAVESDAKMPPDQRGIVSLKKLFHARLIEFWDSHPEGDEIPEGALPEPFNGPKKVNTLDTLETRLPTKLSLCMRYNDIVNNVESASIDEKMSTPVETSIELPNEHLAAASHIAPSFRARFSLKFKQNLADTVQKISQVDSVQPSPAKSASQAASSENCSTICSSLESSSAPAPTATPRKTVDYTENEDASPKRTDAMSTPAKLVSTPIRLMSATPALRSPKRCLMSPDDHPTSSLNKLARRPPRSRSLIFDTPVKNDEVVNEDNAGGLPIDDDIFEILPGKLIQSIREKERMAMEERDPAITQAKKRKKIIANLPKLFDMIRLLLRQRNCITKMELVSKIISNHSDIVDISEVEEQLDLLQELAPEWISEKQVSSGDLLLFINKMLNPEAIRASLEEAA; encoded by the exons ATGAAGAAAAGCAATCTCCGAAGCGCCAAGGTCCAATCGCCAAACCACGTTCAATTCAGTTCCAAGACGCCGGAGAAAATGTCGCAACGGAACCGCAACCGCGGCGTCGCGCTCTCTGTCACAGACATAAAAAAAGTTGGCAAGGGTTTGCAGGATCGGAAGGGACGTGGTGAAACGACGTCGGCACGGCCGCAAAGCAAGAATGTGAGGAGGCAGATCTTACAGCGGTCTTCTTCTCCGAGTAAATCCAAGAGTACTAACGATGATCCCTCCAAGCTTCCCGAAAa atttgaaattttggatcAGTTCTTCGATCGCTTGGACACTTTAATTTCAATGTTCCGTCTGAAAGGGAAGACGCCATCTTTTACGGAAATCAGTTCTAGAATTGAATCTTTAACAGACAG gAGGTTTACTCACAGCCATCTAGCGCAGTTGAAATTTATCTTGCCTGATGCTATTGTTCTGAAGAAGTTTCTAGTGCATGATGAACGGACCAGTTGTATGAAGCCGGATATTCATATTTCTTTAGCCCCTGAGGCGGTAGAGTCTGATGCGAAGATGCCCCCTGATCAACGTGGGATAGTTTCGTTGAAGAAGTTGTTTCACGCACGGCTTATAGAATTTTGGGACTCTCATCCTGAG GGTGATGAAATTCCAGAAGGAGCTTTGCCAGAGCCATTCAATGGCCCAAAGAAAGTCAATACTTTAGACACGTTGGAAACTCGTCTCCCAACAAAATTATCACTCTGCATGCGCTATAATGACATAGTCAATAATGTAGAGTCTGCTAGCATAGATGAAAAGATGTCTACACCTGTAGAGACATCAATTGAATTGCCTAATGAGCATCTGGCAGCAGCTTCTCACATTGCTCCATCCTTTAGAGCAagattttctttgaaatttaaacaaaatttagcAGATACCGTACAGAAAATTTCTCAGGTAGATTCGGTACAACCCTCCCCAGCTAAGTCGGCTTCACAAGCAGCTAGCAGTGAAAATTGTTCAACAATATGTTCCTCTCTGGAATCATCCAGTGCTCCCGCTCCCACTGCCACTCCAAGGAAAACCGTCGACTACACAGAAAACGAAGATGCTTCTCCCAAGAGGACTGATGCCATGTCAACTCCAGCTAAACTTGTTTCTACTCCAATTAGGTTGATGAGTGCCACACCTGCCTTGCGTTCACCCAAAAGATGTCTTATGAGCCCAGATGACCACCCAACAAGTTCTTTGAACAAGTTAGCTAGGCGGCCACCTCGCTCAAGATCATTGATATTTGACACCCCAGTGAAGAATGATGAGGTTGTGAATGAAGACAATGCCGGTGGATTACCAAtagatgatgatatttttgaGATCCTCCCAGGAAAACTTATCCAATCG attagagaaaaggaaagaatggCAATGGAGGAAAGAGACCCAGCTATCACGCAAGCAAAGAAACGGAAAAAAATTATAGCTAACCTCCCTAAGCTCTTTGACATGATTCGCCTCTTGCTTCGACAGCGGAATTGTATTACTAAAATGGAGCTTGTAAGCAAGATAATCTCAAACCACAGTGATATTGTTGACATAA GTGAAGTTGAAGAGCAGCTAGATTTGTTGCAAGAACTAGCACCGGAATGGATTTCTGAGAAGCAGGTCTCCAGTGGGGATTTGCTCTTATT CATAAACAAAATGTTGAACCCTGAAGCCATTCGAGCATCTCTTGAAGAAGCGGCATag